One segment of Gopherus flavomarginatus isolate rGopFla2 chromosome 8, rGopFla2.mat.asm, whole genome shotgun sequence DNA contains the following:
- the CCDC39 gene encoding coiled-coil domain-containing protein 39 encodes MSSGGTDSAASVLAELDWDDGFAVPVANAENKALEEELQKLQKEKANLKNQLTDFEERIEAMTSHLKNVRQEFNFTQSLHRARENEIETEEHFKALAERELGRLKKEIQRLENEMVSLREKKNSQENNIFKATQKLETLKCQMNWDQQALEAWLEESAHKDNDAVTIQKYAQQDDGKLRVLTQQVEKMTMEANQKRKILDNELTETISAQIELDKAAEDFRRVHHERQELIRQWESTIEQMQKRDQEIDRCALLLAQVRQEIRKKEDVIKEKIRFLANETGNNVEYEKRISVADRQAAKLRLDYQNQDAYRVQLQDELDTLKATVDRTASDLESLRTEMANLKKEIQEKHVRLSHVKDQNVNLSNKLKFVTEKTLSLEEKAFRMEEILKEEEKIVKEKETQRNQLKELHFKKTQELQIQKEKEKSIIAEIEGTRASLKNLNSRLRTLDADTLKQQEIMYNQDFYIQQVERRLSRLQGDVNTDERQVLEAKVAELTKTLEEKKDAYNLLHAQHKKLQSDVHFIKRAMDKTGEEMTGLMIRIDELNLFNDKSDKELKKAKALKQDLMIEDNLLKLELKRLRDTLYNKAEQVLSLEKRKLQLNTAMEERTEEIKVHKAMIESQIRFVEQERQSVSAEFQDRLSKIEKLRCRYEILTIVMMPPEGEEEKTQTYYVIKAAQEKGDLQREGDDLDAKIRKAEKEVIALQNTMHVLNNCNSNYRNSFKTVTETSEEYKEKLQLEEEKRAADEKYRYKRRQIKELQEDLQSMENTLEIMIKEEAVYQEKTNQKQAQVLQLNKEIDQQKPKLERVMTQCFRLSKEVRSLKKSKTKTQEEEDIDLRELKDYSRTIDKVLVDVLEANPDLTQPFQTYFQQSCLELPTAASIGSHYSSRSSSQSSVASIRSTRSTMGSTSGQPSPLKIIDLSLSFGSPAATASAGSRPSSAASSSSSLHSRKSLK; translated from the exons TCTCTtcacagagccagagagaatGAAATTGAAACCGAAGAGCACTTTAAAGCCCTTGCTGAGAGAGAGCTTGGACGACTCAAAAAAGAGATTCAACGGCTGGAAAATGAGATGGTTTCcttaagagaaaagaaaaatagtcaAGAA AATAATATATTCAAAGCCACTCAGAAGCTGGAAACCTTAAAATGCCAGATGAACTGGGATCAGCAAGCTCTGGAAGCCTGGTTAGAGGAATCAGCTCATAAAGACAATGATGCAGTCACAATCCAGAAGTATGCTCAACAGGATGATGGGAAATTAAGA GTGCTGACCCAACAGGTAGAAAAGATGACTATGGAAGCTAATCAGAAACGCAAAATTCTTGACAATGAACTTACAGAAACCATAAGTGCTCAG ATAGAGCTGGATAAAGCAGCTGAAGATTTTCGCAGGGTTCACCATGAAAGGCAAGAGCTCATCAGACAGTGGGAAAGTACAATAGAGCAGATGCAGAAAAGAGATCAAGAAATAGATCGCTGTGCTTTG TTATTAGCCCAGGTAAGACAGGAGATCCGAAAGAAAGAAGATGTGATTAAAGAGAAGATTCGCTTTTTGGCAAACGAGACCGGGAACAACGTGGAGTATGAAAAGAGAATTTCTGTTGCTGACCGGCAAGCTGCCAAACTCAGATTAGATTACCAAAACCAAGATGCTTATAGAGTTCAACTTCAGGATGAG cTGGATACTTTAAAAGCCACTGTGGACAGAACTGCTTCTGATTTAGAATCTCTGAGAACAGAAATGGCCAATCTGAAGAAAGAAATCCAGGAAAAACATGTCAG GTTAAGCCATGTTAAAGACCAGAATGTGAATCTTTCAAATAAACTAAAGTTTGTGACTGAGAAGACATTGAGTTTAGAAGAAAAAGCTTTCAGGATGGAAGAAATACTAAAAGAAGAGGAGAAAATTGTTAAA GAAAAAGAAACACAAAGGAACCAGTTGAAAGAACTCCATTTCAAGAAAACTCAGGAGTTACAGAtacagaaggagaaggagaaatcTATTATTGCAGAAATCGAGGGAACCCGAGCATCACTTAAAAACCTTAACAGTCGTTTACGCACACTTGATGCAGACACCTTAAAGCAACAGGAAATCATGTATAATCAG GATTTTTATATTCAGCAAGTGGAACGACGACTGTCACGGTTACAAGGGGATGTTAATACAGATGAAAGGCAAGTTCTGGAAGCAAAAGTTGCTGAACTTACAAAGACCTTAGAAGAAAAGAAAGATGCATATAATCTTTTACATGCCCAGCACAAGAAACTTCAG AGTGATGTCCATTTTATCAAGAGAGCAATGGATAAGACAGGAGAAGAAATGACTGGTCTGATGATCAGAATAGATGAATTAAACCTTTTCAATGACAAATCAGATAAAGAGTTAAAAAAAGCCAAAGCTCTTAAGCAG gATTTGATGATTGAAGATAACCTCTTAAAATTGGAATTGAAACGTCTTCGAGATACACTGTACAACAAGGCAGAGCAAGTTCTCTCACTGGAAAAACGAAAGCTACAGTTAAATACAGCTATGGAAGAAAGAACTGAAGAAATTAAGGTTCACAAGGCAATGATTGAATCGCAGATAAGATTTGTGGAGCAGGAACGGCAAAGTGTAAG TGCTGAATTTCAAGACCGTCTAAGTAAAATTGAAAAACTAAGATGCAGATATGAAATTCTTACCATCGTCATGATGCCtcctgaaggagaagaggagaaaaCTCAGACATACTATGTCATTAAG gccGCCCAGGAAAAGGGGGACCTTCAGCGTGAAGGTGATGATTTGGATGCAAAGATCCGCAAAGCTGAAAAAGAAGTCATAGCCCTGCAAAATACCATGCACGTGCTTAATAACTGCAACAGCAATTACCGGAACTCTTTTAAAACAGTGACAGAGACAA GTGAGGAGTACAAAGAAAAGCTGCaattagaagaagaaaaaagagctGCTGATGAAAAATACAGATACAAGCGAAGACAGATCAAGGAGCTTCAAGAAGACCTTCAG AGTATGGAAAACACTTTAGAAATCATGATAAAAGAGGAGGCTGTCTACCAAGAAAAAACAAATCAGAAGCAAGCTCAGGTTTTGCAGCTGAACAAAGAAATAGATCAACAGAAGCCAAAGTTAGAAAGAGTCATGACACAG TGTTTCAGACTATCCAAAGAAGTCCGATCTTTAAAGAAAAGTAAAACGAAAACACAGGAGGAAGAAGACATTGACCTCCGTGAGCTGAAAGACTATAGCAGAACCATTGACAAAGTGTTGGTTGATGTATTAGAAGCAAACCCTGATTTAACTCAACCCTTTCAAACATACTTCCAACAG TCCTGTTTAGAACTTCCTACAGCTGCTTCCATAGGTAGTCATTACAGTTCTAGATCATCTTCACAAAGCTCTGTGGCCTCTATCAG ATCAACCAGGAGCACCATGGGTTCAACTTCTGGCCAACCATCCCCACTTAAAATTATAGATCTGAGTTTATCGTTCGGTTCACCGGCAGCAACAGCAAGTGCTGGTTCACGGCCTTCCAGTGCAGCTAGTAGCTCCAGTAGTCTTCATAGCAGAAAGAGCCTGAAATAA